TTCATTAATTTGTAATTCTTCTTGAATAGTATCAAATGACATTTCTGGATTTGTTTCTGCCAATTGCATGAATGTTAATAACCtcattttcttcatattttgcTCATGATTTAAGCCTGTAATGTTTATATGAAAGTTTATTAAATACTTCATACTCAAATATACTGTTTATATATAccagtataaaatatatatatgtatataccaaGTTGATGCTCAACAAATTCCTTATGATGTTGATAAAAGTGTAGATATGCTGGTAATTTTTCTTGTACAAATACGAGCAATAAATCATGAATCAGTTCTCCTTCTAAAAATCGTACAGGCTTTAAGGCTAATAATGGATCGAGTAAAAATGTATTTGGATCTGCAAGAGCAGCTAAAATGCAACGTTGAGCATCTTCTCTTGCAGCAGAAGCATTTTCTGCTGTATATGTTCCAAGAAGTTCTACCATTACAGCAGCTGCTTGCTCTctgtataattttaaataaaacataaagtaaatatcaaaaaaaaatatatatatataaaattgttatacaCAATTTTTTTACCCTTGTTTGCAACTAAGAAGTACTTCATGTAGCAAACGCAATAATTTTTGCATTTGTTCATTGGATGGAGGAAATGATGCAAATTGTTGTTTCAATTGATCAATCCCTCCATAAACTGCTTTTACTTGGTCTACATTACGAGCTATTTGCACTAAATGATAATAGACATGGTATCTCATTGGTGAATCATCAGAAAGAGATTGAAACAATAGCCataaactataaaatatatataattggttAAGTTTGAATatctaagaaaattaaaaaaaaaaaaaatattttataatatcttacGCTTTTAAACACACCAAGCCTAATTTATAACCTGGTGCTTTTGTAAGCTTCTCACAAAATgctaatattaaattttctgcTCTTTCAGTAggtatctaaaaatatataacataactaatataaactattaattattataaatactattaattattaatataattattaacaatacttACTAATATCATGATAGAAACAATATCATTTAATACagtttcaatttcattttcatttccttcCTTAAAACAAGCTTCACAAACGCCAATGATTTTATGTAAGTCATCCTCTATTCCTTTGGGAGATTTTTCTTCACTGATCTCAGCTCCAAGACTTTTGAAATATGCTCGTAACTCCTGCGcctaattatgtaaataataatgaaatatgatatatatgaatttgtattattctaacaattttttactGTTTTCTacttat
This is a stretch of genomic DNA from Vespula vulgaris chromosome 2, iyVesVulg1.1, whole genome shotgun sequence. It encodes these proteins:
- the LOC127072781 gene encoding eukaryotic translation initiation factor 3 subunit M, whose amino-acid sequence is MQIPPIFMELPLDDQAQELRAYFKSLGAEISEEKSPKGIEDDLHKIIGVCEACFKEGNENEIETVLNDIVSIMILIPTERAENLILAFCEKLTKAPGYKLGLVCLKALWLLFQSLSDDSPMRYHVYYHLVQIARNVDQVKAVYGGIDQLKQQFASFPPSNEQMQKLLRLLHEVLLSCKQGEQAAAVMVELLGTYTAENASAAREDAQRCILAALADPNTFLLDPLLALKPVRFLEGELIHDLLLVFVQEKLPAYLHFYQHHKEFVEHQLGLNHEQNMKKMRLLTFMQLAETNPEMSFDTIQEELQINEDEVENFIIDVLKTKLVRARMDQAGRKVLISSTMHRTFGRPQWMQLRDLLVAWKANLSAVQDAMKSVAAAQMELATKKKEGDV